A single window of Ammospiza caudacuta isolate bAmmCau1 chromosome Z, bAmmCau1.pri, whole genome shotgun sequence DNA harbors:
- the MLANA gene encoding melanoma antigen recognized by T-cells 1: MPRRYNHLDSNHFRGKGHVYFAVEEALGIGLFILVLAILLAFGCWYYKRRSGYKSLRSKSSSVSTIRRVVGEGEILDCKVALQDYRDFNSVVPDAPPAYDKIAADQSPPPYSP, translated from the exons ATGCCCAGAAGATATAACCACCTGGACAGCAACCACTTTAGAGGGAAAGGACATGTCTATTTTGCAGTGGAAGA AGCTCTGGGTATTGGGCTTTTCATTTTGGTGCTGGCAATTTTACTTGCCTTTGGCTGCTGGTATTACAAAAGACGTAGTGGCTACAAAAGTCTGCGG AGCAAAAGCTCTAGTGTGAGCACAATACGACGCGTGGTAGGTGAGGGAGAAATACTGGACTGCAAAGTGGCTCTCCAGGACTACAGAGACTTTAATTCTGTG GTACCTGATGCTCCACCAGCTTATGACAAAATTGCTGCAGATCAGTCACCACCACCTTATTCACCATAA